A genomic window from Sulfurimonas sp. includes:
- a CDS encoding ATP-binding protein, with the protein MLKIYQLFNIKFTALFVGVILLTSVVSYVGLKSIIVEHNTDNLKNVIRISTDLLSKAESLESFANNIHDKTNYRVTIIDENGLVVAETNEDKTTMDNHANRYEVMMANKLEFGESVRYSKTIGVDFLYVAKKIKYNSKEYTVRLSMGLAQVLSHFYELSLKIGLIYIFILIIAFYTSNTMSQKIIEDIGKIKVYLDEISEKNYKANLKVKYFHEFLEISLLLKNLVKKLDKRDRQKRKHMAKLRLMNKQRNDILSSISHEFKNPIASIIGYAQTLQEDPEIPLKVREKFLSKINSNGEKISQMLDRLALSVKLENGDIPAKKTKFNIKELCDDVVANISSKYKDRDISFVSDDLEIEADKTMIELVLTNLIDNALKYSESAVELKVQNGVISVVDSGIGIDPNHIDKITGKFYRVDKNTWDNSMGIGLAMVSYILRAHDTSLNIESEPGKGSTFSFSIKSLIV; encoded by the coding sequence TTGTTAAAAATATATCAACTTTTCAATATAAAGTTTACAGCTCTTTTTGTTGGAGTAATATTACTAACTTCTGTAGTCTCTTATGTTGGACTGAAATCGATTATAGTAGAACACAACACAGATAATTTGAAAAATGTTATTCGTATATCTACCGACTTATTATCTAAAGCTGAATCTTTAGAGAGTTTTGCAAATAATATCCATGACAAAACTAACTACCGTGTGACAATCATAGATGAAAATGGTTTGGTTGTAGCTGAAACAAATGAAGATAAAACCACCATGGATAACCATGCCAATCGATATGAAGTTATGATGGCCAATAAGCTGGAGTTCGGTGAGTCTGTACGCTATTCTAAAACAATAGGTGTAGATTTTTTGTATGTAGCAAAAAAGATAAAATATAACTCAAAAGAGTACACTGTACGTTTATCTATGGGACTGGCTCAGGTATTAAGCCATTTTTATGAGTTAAGTTTAAAAATAGGTCTTATATATATATTTATCTTGATTATAGCTTTTTATACTTCTAACACTATGAGTCAGAAGATTATTGAAGATATTGGAAAAATCAAGGTTTATCTTGATGAGATATCTGAGAAAAACTACAAAGCAAATTTAAAAGTAAAATATTTTCATGAGTTTTTAGAGATTTCACTGCTTCTTAAAAACTTGGTAAAAAAACTAGACAAACGCGATCGTCAAAAACGTAAGCATATGGCTAAACTAAGACTTATGAACAAACAAAGAAATGACATACTCTCATCAATATCGCACGAGTTTAAAAATCCTATAGCTTCTATAATCGGTTATGCTCAAACTCTTCAAGAAGATCCGGAAATACCTTTAAAGGTGCGTGAAAAGTTTTTAAGTAAGATAAATTCAAACGGAGAGAAAATATCTCAAATGTTAGACAGGTTGGCACTCTCAGTTAAACTTGAAAACGGAGATATACCGGCTAAAAAAACAAAGTTCAATATTAAAGAGCTGTGTGATGATGTAGTAGCAAATATTTCTTCAAAATATAAAGACAGAGATATCTCTTTTGTTAGTGATGACCTTGAAATTGAAGCAGATAAAACAATGATCGAGTTAGTGCTTACAAACCTCATTGACAATGCTTTAAAATATTCAGAATCTGCAGTTGAATTAAAAGTACAAAATGGTGTTATATCGGTTGTAGACAGCGGTATAGGTATTGATCCTAATCATATAGATAAAATCACAGGCAAGTTTTACAGAGTCGATAAAAACACGTGGGATAACTCTATGGGTATAGGTTTAGCGATGGTATCTTATATATTAAGAGCACACGATACGTCTTTAAACATTGAGTCTGAACCTGGTAAAGGTTCTACATTTAGTTTTAGTATTAAATCTTTGATTGTATAG
- a CDS encoding response regulator transcription factor: protein MSATIVIVEDEEDLLELIEYNLEKEGFETIGFLNTKTVSQILDEEDVDLLIMDRNLPGTEGSEFVSLLREDGIQVPVIYLSAKNSDKDIEEGFERGGDDYLTKPFNMKELIFRVKAMLKRTGNKLKQGNNLAYKDLFLDSASRTLKVDGENVEITKLEFDLLSEFIKNKNSVLDRDYLLENVWNDGSDYQYRTVNVAINRLKEKIDPNKTKDYIQTVRGVGYKLC, encoded by the coding sequence ATGAGCGCAACGATTGTAATAGTTGAAGATGAAGAAGATTTATTAGAACTTATAGAGTACAACCTTGAGAAAGAGGGATTTGAGACAATTGGTTTTTTAAACACAAAGACAGTATCTCAAATACTTGATGAAGAAGATGTAGATCTGTTGATCATGGATAGAAATCTTCCCGGAACAGAGGGTAGTGAATTTGTATCTTTACTACGTGAAGACGGTATTCAGGTACCTGTTATATATCTTAGTGCGAAAAACTCAGATAAAGATATAGAAGAGGGCTTTGAGCGTGGCGGAGATGATTATCTGACCAAGCCTTTTAACATGAAAGAGTTGATTTTTCGTGTAAAAGCTATGCTTAAAAGAACGGGAAATAAACTAAAACAGGGTAATAACCTTGCATATAAAGATCTGTTTTTAGATTCTGCTTCAAGGACGTTAAAAGTTGATGGAGAGAATGTAGAAATTACAAAACTAGAGTTTGACCTATTAAGCGAGTTTATAAAAAACAAAAACTCAGTACTTGACAGAGACTATCTTTTAGAGAATGTTTGGAATGACGGCAGTGATTATCAGTATCGTACGGTAAATGTAGCAATAAACAGACTTAAAGAGAAGATCGATCCAAATAAAACAAAAGATTATATACAAACTGTTCGTGGTGTAGGTTACAAACTTTGTTAA
- a CDS encoding YmdB family metallophosphoesterase, whose protein sequence is MRIAFIGDIVGSPGRSMLKEHLAKLKEEHSIDFVIANYENASHGFGVTSKNANELISYGIDVMTGGNHSWDKKEVVALFDTHEILRPHNYPPEVEGTGCKVYDVKGEKLAVLNLMGHYAMPMCENGFRVAQATVEELHKEGVKNIFIDFHAEASSEKRGMMMLLQGKVSGIIGTHTHVSSDDFQIAEGTAYLSDIGLTGCRDNVIGMDAKTPLKQFLTGMKGHFDVPKKCKKILQMAVMDIEDGKCSNAYKLKVFDNGNIIKTDAWIEL, encoded by the coding sequence ATGAGAATAGCTTTTATAGGTGATATTGTAGGAAGCCCAGGGCGTAGTATGTTAAAAGAGCATTTGGCAAAGTTAAAAGAGGAACATTCTATTGACTTTGTAATAGCAAACTATGAAAACGCTTCTCACGGTTTTGGTGTAACTTCTAAAAATGCAAACGAGCTTATTTCTTACGGTATAGATGTAATGACTGGCGGTAACCACTCTTGGGATAAAAAAGAGGTAGTAGCTCTGTTTGATACGCATGAGATCCTGCGTCCTCATAACTATCCGCCTGAAGTTGAAGGAACTGGTTGTAAGGTTTACGATGTAAAAGGTGAAAAGCTTGCAGTACTAAACCTTATGGGGCATTACGCTATGCCTATGTGTGAAAACGGCTTTCGTGTTGCACAAGCTACAGTTGAAGAGCTTCATAAAGAGGGTGTTAAAAATATATTTATTGACTTTCATGCAGAGGCTAGCAGTGAAAAGCGCGGAATGATGATGCTGCTTCAAGGAAAAGTATCTGGGATCATCGGTACACATACCCATGTAAGTAGTGATGATTTTCAAATAGCAGAAGGTACAGCGTACTTGAGTGACATAGGTCTGACTGGTTGTCGTGACAATGTGATCGGTATGGATGCAAAAACACCTCTTAAACAGTTTCTTACAGGTATGAAAGGGCATTTTGATGTTCCTAAAAAATGTAAGAAGATCCTTCAAATGGCTGTTATGGACATAGAAGATGGAAAGTGCTCAAATGCATACAAACTAAAAGTATTTGATAATGGAAATATTATTAAAACGGATGCTTGGATCGAACTTTAG
- a CDS encoding DEAD/DEAH box helicase → MSQSVLFEYLSQNKKPDLELLICEDFEEAHSLESVCKFFNQDVILFPDFRPAFGDDLRVYKEELHALFSRLREYYAAKKKPLIISPLKTLLFHVPKPELLDSTVLEFGSTIDLSEFKSKMLHWGYNFVDMVQVEGEISFRGDIIDIYVPSSKLPVRISLFDDEIEQIKYFELESQRTQKEELDSLEITSAFFSLDENSYDSLVSKTENSEYEALVKDIASLGLWHLEDNAYDFLEGKNVKLVRDLDSVLVDAYALNNPQLTRDKFDLEVLNDSDDYKELVVADVHSLLKVHKDKKITIIAANEAVMKQVGLFELKNVTEVYAPYILNILTPDEMVISLNKPEKKRRRRKSSILLDDLKRGDYVVHEDYGVGIFDSIEQAEILGGVKDFIVIKYIGDDKVLLPVENLDYIDRYIASGGSVPVLDRLGKGSFGKLKEKVKKRLLEIAGVIVNTAAARALIKAPKINIIKKDLQEFQAKAGFDYTDDQTQAIDEIINQMSGGHIMDRLLSGDVGFGKTEVAMNTIYAAYKSGYQSALIVPTTLLSAQHFRSLDERFKDLGIRYAKLDRFVSAKDKKNITAALASGELDCVVGTHALFGLSFKKLGVVIVDEEHKFGVKQKEKIKELYHNVHMLSMSATPIPRSLNQALSSIKTMSQLLTPPSARQGVRTFVKEYNEKLIKEVILRELRRGGQVFYVHNSIDHMPIKMGEIKAILPELRVVMLHSKISAVETEKELLKFEAGEYDMMIATSIIESGIHMPRVNTIIVDGADRFGIADLHQLRGRVGRGAYEGFAYFVVENKENLTDEAKKRLLALESNSFLGSGSVLAHHDLEIRGGGNLVGDAQSGHIKNIGYSLYLKMLEDAIRELSNTQESSRDKVDIKLTISAYLSDDIISEDRLRLDIYRRLSACEESVEVYEIQEEVIDRFGDLDQPTRQFFELMEMKLLALDKKIKNISNYGQNITFTYKNDSKESIKSDSKDDDDIIKTVLYYLRNAKPKVI, encoded by the coding sequence ATGTCACAGTCTGTTTTATTTGAATATCTAAGTCAAAATAAAAAACCTGATTTAGAACTGTTAATATGTGAGGATTTTGAGGAGGCACACTCTTTAGAGAGCGTGTGCAAATTTTTTAATCAAGACGTAATACTTTTTCCGGACTTTCGTCCCGCATTTGGAGATGATCTACGTGTATATAAAGAGGAGCTTCATGCACTCTTTTCACGTCTTAGAGAGTATTACGCTGCAAAGAAAAAACCGCTAATTATATCTCCGCTTAAAACACTGCTTTTTCATGTGCCAAAGCCAGAGTTATTAGACTCTACGGTTTTAGAATTCGGATCTACTATTGATCTGAGTGAATTTAAATCAAAGATGCTTCACTGGGGTTATAACTTTGTAGATATGGTTCAGGTTGAGGGTGAGATCTCTTTTCGTGGCGACATTATAGATATATATGTACCTTCATCAAAACTACCTGTTCGTATATCGCTCTTCGATGATGAGATAGAGCAGATCAAGTACTTTGAACTAGAATCACAACGTACTCAAAAAGAGGAACTTGATTCTTTAGAAATAACAAGTGCATTTTTCTCACTAGATGAGAATTCATACGACTCTTTAGTTTCAAAAACAGAAAACAGTGAGTACGAAGCATTAGTTAAAGATATAGCATCTTTGGGTTTATGGCATTTAGAAGATAACGCTTATGATTTTTTAGAAGGCAAAAACGTAAAACTTGTTCGTGATCTAGATAGTGTGTTAGTAGATGCATATGCACTAAACAATCCACAGCTTACACGTGATAAGTTTGATCTTGAAGTTCTAAATGATTCTGATGACTACAAAGAGTTAGTAGTTGCAGACGTTCACTCTCTTTTAAAAGTTCATAAAGATAAAAAGATAACTATCATTGCAGCCAATGAAGCTGTTATGAAACAAGTTGGACTGTTTGAGCTTAAAAATGTGACAGAGGTTTACGCTCCGTATATTTTAAATATCTTAACACCTGATGAGATGGTTATATCTCTAAACAAACCTGAAAAGAAACGCCGCAGAAGAAAAAGCTCAATTCTGCTAGATGATCTAAAACGTGGTGATTATGTAGTACATGAGGACTATGGTGTAGGTATATTTGACTCTATTGAGCAAGCTGAGATTTTAGGCGGTGTAAAAGACTTTATAGTTATTAAGTATATTGGTGATGACAAGGTTCTTCTGCCAGTTGAGAATTTAGACTATATTGATCGCTACATTGCTTCAGGCGGTTCTGTACCTGTTTTAGACAGACTTGGAAAAGGAAGCTTTGGAAAACTAAAAGAGAAAGTTAAAAAACGTCTTTTAGAGATAGCGGGAGTTATTGTAAATACTGCTGCTGCGCGTGCACTTATAAAAGCTCCTAAAATCAATATAATCAAAAAAGATTTACAAGAGTTTCAGGCTAAGGCAGGCTTTGATTATACAGATGATCAGACTCAGGCAATAGATGAGATAATCAACCAGATGAGCGGCGGTCATATAATGGACAGACTGCTTAGCGGTGATGTAGGTTTTGGTAAAACAGAAGTTGCAATGAATACGATCTACGCAGCATACAAGTCAGGTTACCAGTCGGCTCTGATTGTACCAACTACGCTTCTCTCAGCTCAACACTTTAGAAGTTTGGATGAGAGGTTTAAAGACTTAGGTATACGTTATGCCAAACTAGACAGATTCGTATCTGCAAAAGATAAGAAAAATATAACTGCGGCACTTGCTTCTGGTGAGCTGGATTGTGTAGTAGGCACTCACGCACTTTTTGGACTTAGTTTTAAAAAGCTGGGTGTTGTGATCGTAGATGAGGAACACAAGTTCGGAGTTAAGCAAAAAGAGAAGATCAAAGAGCTTTACCATAATGTTCATATGCTTAGCATGTCTGCTACTCCGATTCCACGCTCCCTAAATCAGGCACTTAGCTCGATCAAAACTATGAGTCAGCTTTTGACACCGCCAAGTGCAAGACAGGGTGTAAGAACATTTGTTAAAGAGTATAATGAAAAGCTTATAAAAGAGGTAATACTCCGTGAGCTTCGTCGTGGTGGGCAAGTTTTTTACGTGCATAACTCAATAGATCATATGCCAATTAAAATGGGTGAAATTAAAGCGATTTTACCTGAGCTTCGTGTAGTTATGCTTCACTCTAAAATCTCAGCAGTTGAGACTGAAAAAGAGCTATTGAAGTTTGAAGCAGGTGAGTACGATATGATGATCGCAACCAGTATTATCGAGAGTGGGATACATATGCCTCGTGTTAATACTATTATTGTTGACGGTGCTGACAGGTTTGGTATAGCTGATCTGCACCAGCTTCGCGGTCGTGTAGGGCGTGGTGCTTATGAAGGTTTTGCTTACTTTGTAGTAGAGAATAAAGAAAACCTGACTGATGAGGCTAAAAAACGTCTTCTTGCACTAGAATCTAATTCGTTCTTAGGAAGCGGTTCTGTGCTTGCTCACCACGACTTAGAGATCCGCGGTGGCGGAAACTTGGTTGGTGATGCACAAAGTGGACATATTAAGAACATTGGTTATTCGCTATATCTTAAAATGCTTGAAGATGCGATCAGAGAACTTAGCAATACTCAGGAATCAAGCCGTGACAAGGTAGATATTAAGCTGACAATCTCAGCATATTTAAGCGATGATATTATAAGTGAAGACAGATTACGCTTAGATATTTACAGACGTTTATCTGCTTGTGAAGAGAGTGTTGAGGTTTATGAGATCCAAGAGGAAGTTATAGACAGATTTGGTGATCTTGACCAGCCTACACGTCAGTTTTTTGAACTTATGGAGATGAAACTACTTGCACTTGATAAGAAGATCAAGAACATCTCTAACTATGGACAGAACATAACTTTTACTTACAAGAACGACTCTAAAGAGAGTATAAAATCAGATAGTAAAGATGATGATGACATCATTAAAACTGTGCTTTACTATCTTAGAAATGCAAAACCAAAGGTAATATAA
- a CDS encoding polymer-forming cytoskeletal protein: MNLSCNLYVDGELEGKINSTKEVNIGKNGHINGDVTTQRLVVQGFVEGTLHADRVEIKANGHVKGTVEASELVIEAKGIFEGNSIVKGTKPAPKKIMNHEPSKEEIDKELKQA, from the coding sequence ATGAATCTAAGTTGCAATCTATATGTAGACGGTGAGTTAGAAGGTAAGATAAACTCTACTAAAGAGGTAAATATCGGAAAAAACGGTCATATTAACGGTGATGTAACTACTCAAAGATTAGTAGTACAAGGTTTTGTAGAAGGTACACTTCATGCAGATCGCGTTGAGATTAAAGCAAATGGTCATGTTAAAGGTACTGTAGAAGCATCTGAACTTGTTATTGAGGCTAAAGGTATATTTGAGGGTAACTCAATCGTTAAAGGTACTAAACCTGCTCCAAAAAAAATAATGAATCATGAACCTTCAAAAGAAGAGATCGACAAAGAACTAAAACAGGCGTAG
- a CDS encoding M23 family metallopeptidase, which translates to MDNHFTVTINDDNGVKQFNLHQIVKKLAWYVLGFFTFIGLFAIGTIIYLDYSVEQIEEKKKNTELAYAELKAKNDKLDKSMKETQVALFLKKKELNEVSDSLSEIETLIGISPVDETSLQDRVSKTKLNSEHMASLLQFIPNGSPVNYTGVTSKFGYRIHPTLNRKEFHQGLDMRAKMQTPVYATADGVVEYAGYHKKSGFGNLVILEHNYGFKSYYGHLNKVVVKYGKFVKKGTLIAYSGNSGMSSGPHLHYELRFLHRTVNPYHFVKWTVANYKDIFEQEKKIPWQSLITATAHIKVPQPTQTLPSSRLALRLKEK; encoded by the coding sequence ATGGATAACCATTTTACAGTTACTATTAACGATGATAACGGTGTAAAACAATTTAATTTACACCAAATAGTAAAAAAGTTAGCGTGGTATGTTTTAGGCTTTTTTACATTCATTGGTTTATTTGCTATCGGGACAATAATATATCTTGATTATTCTGTTGAGCAGATAGAAGAAAAGAAAAAAAATACTGAATTGGCTTATGCAGAACTAAAAGCAAAAAACGACAAGTTAGATAAAAGTATGAAAGAGACGCAAGTCGCGCTTTTTTTAAAGAAAAAAGAGCTAAATGAGGTCTCAGATTCACTCTCAGAAATTGAGACACTAATAGGTATATCACCTGTTGATGAAACTAGTTTGCAAGATAGAGTAAGTAAAACAAAATTAAATTCAGAACATATGGCTTCTTTACTACAATTTATTCCAAACGGTTCACCTGTAAACTATACTGGAGTAACAAGTAAATTCGGATATAGAATTCATCCTACATTAAATAGAAAAGAGTTCCATCAAGGGCTTGATATGCGTGCGAAGATGCAAACACCTGTTTATGCTACGGCTGACGGTGTTGTTGAATATGCAGGCTATCATAAAAAAAGCGGTTTTGGAAATCTGGTAATATTAGAACATAACTACGGATTTAAATCATATTACGGTCATTTAAACAAAGTAGTAGTAAAATACGGTAAGTTTGTAAAAAAAGGTACACTGATCGCATATTCAGGTAACTCTGGTATGAGTAGCGGACCTCACCTTCATTATGAACTAAGATTTTTACACAGAACAGTTAATCCATATCATTTTGTAAAATGGACAGTAGCAAACTATAAAGATATATTTGAACAGGAGAAAAAAATACCATGGCAATCTTTAATAACGGCGACAGCACACATCAAAGTACCACAACCGACACAAACACTACCATCATCACGGCTGGCTCTTCGATTAAAGGAGAAATGA
- a CDS encoding bifunctional folylpolyglutamate synthase/dihydrofolate synthase: MHIKLEMLTLINFLDSKPLYYDEIDYDRFPIIYNRIKQHFKEPKIIHLVGTNGKGTTGRFLASALFKNGFKVGHYTSPHILKFNERIWINGDDISDEALESYHKELIDILDKDDLDALSYFEYTTLLAMKAFEECDFVVLEAGLGGEHDATAVFKKDLTLVTPIDLDHQAFLGSNISSIAQTKLNSIQKSSIIAKQKHKEVYEVASKIEHADIKRVEDVLDEDDCKKIDSISDKLSLASYLRDNLSLAISALKYFGINYKESDFNNARLFGRLSKIAENIIVDVGHNPLAASSIVKELGNNKYTLVYNSYKDKDYKMILSILKPIIKEVEIISIEGQRVEDVSKLHQVLNDLMVKYAKFCGVQPDKNYLVFGSFSVVEEFLKEY; encoded by the coding sequence GTGCATATAAAGTTAGAGATGCTTACTTTAATTAATTTTTTAGACTCAAAACCGCTTTATTATGATGAAATCGATTACGATAGATTCCCTATAATATACAATAGAATAAAGCAACACTTTAAAGAGCCTAAAATAATACATCTTGTTGGAACAAACGGTAAAGGTACAACTGGCAGGTTTTTAGCATCTGCACTTTTTAAAAATGGTTTTAAAGTTGGGCATTACACATCTCCGCATATTTTAAAGTTTAATGAACGTATATGGATAAATGGAGATGATATAAGTGATGAAGCATTAGAGTCTTATCATAAAGAGCTTATCGATATTTTAGACAAAGATGATTTAGACGCATTAAGTTACTTTGAATACACTACACTTCTCGCTATGAAAGCTTTTGAAGAGTGTGACTTTGTAGTCTTAGAAGCAGGTCTTGGCGGTGAGCATGATGCTACTGCTGTATTTAAAAAAGATCTAACACTTGTAACACCGATAGATCTCGATCATCAGGCCTTTTTAGGCTCAAATATCAGCTCAATTGCGCAAACAAAATTAAATTCTATTCAAAAAAGTTCGATAATAGCTAAACAGAAGCATAAAGAAGTTTATGAGGTTGCTTCTAAAATAGAGCATGCAGATATAAAAAGAGTTGAAGATGTTTTAGACGAAGATGACTGTAAAAAGATAGACAGTATTTCGGATAAACTATCATTAGCTTCATATCTTAGGGATAATCTCTCTTTAGCAATATCAGCACTAAAGTATTTTGGTATAAACTATAAAGAGAGTGACTTTAATAATGCAAGGCTTTTTGGGCGTCTTAGCAAAATTGCTGAGAACATAATAGTCGATGTCGGACATAACCCTTTAGCTGCGTCGTCCATAGTTAAAGAGTTAGGAAATAATAAATATACTTTAGTGTATAATAGTTATAAAGATAAAGACTACAAAATGATTTTGAGTATATTAAAACCTATAATCAAAGAGGTTGAGATCATAAGCATTGAGGGGCAGAGAGTTGAGGATGTCTCTAAGCTTCATCAGGTTTTAAATGATTTAATGGTAAAATATGCCAAATTTTGCGGTGTCCAGCCAGATAAAAACTATTTGGTTTTTGGATCTTTTAGTGTAGTTGAAGAATTTTTAAAAGAGTATTAA
- a CDS encoding HDOD domain-containing protein — MTFENIVENIDTLPPLSNAANVVRSMYSSGLEMMSVSSLVRVLESDAMLMANMLKMINTPFYGFRKKILTARQAVTLLGTYRVYMFIVKYSIDETLKADTSIYGFNTQQFNELCHLQSALLYQWYSQVNKEDAKYLSQLALVMESGKLLVANEVTKSDYVGEFRKEFNECENLIEFEKEMLGMSSYRISAELFKHWNLDDHFIEVLKALDYTKEEFKELDVYIKRHRHIIHIITTVINVKEILTDHSIALASKKVGKLGLSRNMFERSAYKVRDAYFN, encoded by the coding sequence ATGACATTTGAGAATATAGTAGAAAATATAGATACATTACCGCCTTTGTCAAATGCAGCCAATGTTGTTAGAAGTATGTACTCTAGCGGATTGGAAATGATGAGTGTATCAAGCTTGGTTAGAGTACTTGAATCTGATGCAATGCTTATGGCTAATATGTTAAAAATGATAAATACTCCTTTTTACGGTTTTAGGAAAAAGATTTTAACTGCCAGACAGGCTGTTACTTTGCTTGGAACATACAGAGTATATATGTTTATTGTTAAATACTCTATAGATGAGACTTTAAAAGCAGATACTAGTATATACGGGTTTAATACACAGCAGTTCAACGAACTGTGCCATCTTCAAAGTGCTTTGCTTTATCAATGGTATTCTCAGGTAAATAAGGAAGATGCTAAATATCTTTCACAACTGGCACTTGTAATGGAGTCAGGTAAGTTGCTTGTAGCAAATGAAGTTACTAAAAGTGATTATGTAGGTGAGTTTAGAAAAGAGTTTAATGAGTGTGAAAATTTAATAGAGTTTGAGAAAGAAATGCTTGGTATGAGTTCATATAGAATAAGTGCTGAATTGTTTAAACATTGGAATCTTGATGATCATTTTATTGAGGTTTTAAAAGCTCTGGATTACACAAAAGAAGAGTTTAAAGAGTTAGATGTATATATAAAAAGACACAGGCATATTATCCATATTATAACAACTGTTATAAATGTAAAAGAGATTTTGACAGACCATTCAATAGCATTAGCTTCAAAAAAAGTAGGAAAACTAGGTCTTAGCAGAAATATGTTTGAGAGAAGTGCATATAAAGTTAGAGATGCTTACTTTAATTAA
- a CDS encoding diguanylate cyclase, with translation MTIQTIIKNAIKRLENEGKLLTPDFYAEAFCKEASLAKMSVEDCSHVEKYKSSLNKDFQKELEQYRIKTMSEFVRFLIGKLNRTNQSVCSESLEAQILFTKRLLQVVSELHNKEASSLAKKSITLIDSNPSVAQVEQFRQLWTNFITTYDNSFLQKIGIKNKEDLKASIEALDLSSLSKDAFVSDTTTFHKVASLLVSSLVPSIASSVNDKIADMSEKIRRKPELLSSASIENEIKEVIKLRIALDKESLKEMIESLDGVLDKLSVRLIEMIERSDKSTVEIEGIKKELEKYNEEGEKSKENFKTAHKKLYTLALALESSTKDLSSDLNEHNDQVKKLSKRIEKLEKELDEARAESKEDFLTKLYNKRALDEFLGVKEAEFNRHGHNYTIVMLDIDHFKSVNDKYGHGAGDLVLSAFAKILKQEVRTVDIVGRFGGEEFMAILCETDSEGAVVFAEKVRKHIEKAKFMYKNERITVTVSAGLSERQSNISLDSTIKNADENLYKAKNNGRNQVVSK, from the coding sequence ATGACAATTCAAACTATAATTAAAAATGCTATAAAAAGATTAGAAAACGAAGGTAAACTATTAACTCCGGATTTCTATGCAGAGGCATTTTGTAAAGAGGCCTCATTAGCTAAAATGAGTGTAGAAGACTGCTCCCATGTTGAAAAGTATAAATCATCTCTAAATAAAGATTTTCAAAAAGAGTTAGAACAGTACCGTATTAAAACTATGAGCGAGTTTGTCCGCTTTTTAATCGGAAAACTTAACAGAACAAATCAGTCGGTTTGTTCGGAGAGTCTTGAAGCACAAATTTTATTTACAAAAAGACTTCTTCAAGTTGTAAGTGAACTTCATAACAAAGAGGCAAGTTCATTAGCTAAAAAGTCTATTACACTTATTGATTCAAATCCTAGTGTAGCTCAAGTTGAACAGTTCAGACAACTGTGGACAAATTTTATAACTACTTACGATAATTCTTTTTTACAAAAAATAGGCATTAAAAATAAAGAGGATTTAAAAGCTTCCATTGAAGCTTTGGATTTATCGTCTTTATCAAAAGACGCTTTTGTCTCCGATACAACTACATTTCATAAAGTAGCATCTTTATTAGTCTCTTCATTAGTACCATCAATTGCCTCTAGTGTAAACGATAAAATTGCAGATATGTCTGAGAAGATTAGAAGAAAGCCGGAACTGTTGTCATCAGCATCAATAGAGAATGAAATAAAAGAGGTTATAAAGTTAAGAATAGCACTTGATAAAGAGTCTCTTAAAGAGATGATAGAGTCTCTTGATGGTGTTCTTGATAAACTCTCTGTAAGACTTATAGAGATGATTGAGAGAAGCGATAAGTCTACTGTAGAGATTGAAGGTATAAAAAAAGAGTTAGAAAAGTATAATGAAGAGGGAGAAAAGTCAAAAGAAAATTTTAAAACAGCTCATAAAAAACTTTATACTTTAGCTCTTGCTTTAGAGAGTAGTACTAAAGATTTAAGCAGTGATCTTAATGAACATAATGACCAAGTTAAAAAGCTCTCAAAAAGAATTGAAAAACTTGAAAAAGAATTAGATGAAGCAAGAGCCGAATCAAAAGAAGATTTTTTAACTAAACTATATAATAAAAGAGCATTAGATGAGTTTTTAGGTGTAAAAGAGGCAGAATTTAATAGACATGGTCATAATTACACTATAGTTATGCTTGATATTGATCATTTTAAATCAGTAAATGATAAATATGGTCATGGCGCAGGTGACCTAGTTCTTTCTGCTTTTGCTAAAATTTTAAAACAAGAAGTAAGAACTGTCGATATAGTAGGCAGATTCGGGGGGGAAGAATTTATGGCTATCCTTTGTGAAACTGACTCAGAAGGTGCTGTGGTTTTTGCAGAAAAAGTTCGAAAACATATTGAAAAAGCTAAGTTTATGTATAAAAATGAACGCATAACTGTTACCGTAAGTGCAGGTCTAAGTGAGAGACAGAGCAATATATCTCTAGATAGTACAATAAAAAATGCAGATGAAAATTTGTATAAAGCAAAAAATAACGGACGTAACCAGGTAGTGAGCAAATAA